TCTACGCCTCCTTCGACACACTTCCGGCTGTGGCACACACTTCCGGCTTTGGCACACACTTCCGGCTGTGGCACACACTCTGGTTTCTCTGCTCttgctcccccctcctccccttgaAGCCAATTTGACAAATTCCATTTCTTAAAACCCCTCGTCTTTTTGAGTGTCTTGCGTACATTTGGATGTCGTTTTCTTTTGTTGCCGTATTTTGAGGGTTCAATGGGTAATGTGAATCTTAGTTTGTACTACTGTTGCCCAAATTGTtgaggatggggatggggggacggggaggatgaggggggctgggggcggggggagcattCCCTAATACACTAGTAGACGACTTGGGACCGGCTCGGTGCTTGCATTTCCCAGttccacctgcaggaggcagcaagcGACTGCCCCATTCTCCAGCTGGGGCTCACCCTTGGGCATTCCAGAACTGGACGGGTGCCCAAAGGGAAGGACTCGGGCTGCCAGCCTGTGCCAGTTCCCACTTGGGACCGTCCGTGGCAGAACCAGCTCCTCAGAGAGGGACAGGAAAGACTCCACCGGGGAAATGAgttctcccccagccagcccaccagCTGTGGAGCTGGCCTCTGGCGCCCCCAAGGCTTTTGTACCCGAGAGCAAGTGTCTTCAGTGTCTCTGACCTTCCCTTTCCGCATAAAAGGGGGATGATTATGACAACAGCTAACACTTCATATGAATCATCTCACTTACTTCCACAGTCACCTTCGTACATAAACCAGGCTATTTCGCAGGTAGGGAAACGGAGGCACAACTGTAATCCAACCTACGCTGAGTGTTCCGTCCTTGCTGTTGTCACCACACCATGAAACCACCCATTGGAAGTGGGTGTAAAAACCTTTCAGACAGTATTTCTCAACCTTTTTTCTCATTATCATCCCCTTAGAAAAAACCAACTTTAATTTAATGAGAGAAATTAAATACTGATGAGTAAGATTTTGTCAGGGAAGGTGAAGCTCTGGAGGGCCGCACACCATTGCAAtatctttggggggggggcgcaaaAAGTCTTGTTCCCACCCCAAACCACCTCAATTTGGGGTTAATATTGCCCCCATTGATAacttatagtctttttttttttaatcctcacccaaggagtaggatattttttccattgatttttagagagagtggaaggaaggggggagggaaaaagaaagaagagagagagagtgaaaaagagagagagaaacattgacctgagagagacacatcacttggttgcctcccgaccgggaccagggattgaacttgtaatcgaggcatgtgcccttgactgggaatcgagcccgctatactctaaccactgagaaacccggccagggcaataacTTATATTTTAAGCGGAGAGGACATATCGGTGTTTCCCATTTGGGGCTGTTACAGGTTTCTGTGTGAACATACATTTTCCTTTATCTGGGCCTGTCCAAGAGTGCACGTGCTGGATCACATGATAGTTgcatgtttgcttgtttttgttttgtttttattgatttttccacaggccgacgctgagccaaaccggttagggctagttgcatgttattttattttactttttgtggtaagaacacttaacatgagctCTATCCTcttaagaaattttttaatacgTTTTTTTAATTgcgttttagagagagaagaatggagagggagaagggagagatagaaacatcaatgagagagaaacatcaatcagctgcctcctgcatgccacctactggggaacaagcctgaaacccaggcatgtgccctgactggaaccccaccagcgacctcttggtacatgggacaatgctccaccactgagccacaccggccaggcttaagaaatttttaagtgtatagtacATTAATGTTGACTATTGGTGCAATATTGTGCAGCAGATCTTGGAGTTTGTTCATCTTGTTCGGCTGTTTTGGTTGCAATAATGACCACTAGTATCTTCAGAATTCTATGTGGTACGTATTAAAGTAATTTCCGCCTTATAaaataaggctcagagaggtcaggtgACTGGCCTGAGGCCGCACAGCTAGTGGTTGGAGAACTGGTATTTGGGTTGGGGTATGCTTGCCACCTCCCCACCGCGCTGCCTGTCTCTGGAAGGTTTCCCCTGCTCGCAGGCTCACCCGGTGGTGGCAGATGTGGTCTGAGGTTCTGtgacctcccacagcccttcttCTTGCCCTGGTGACCATGGACATACTCAGGCTGTTGTCCAAAGAGCTTGGCTGTAACTTGAGTCTCCCCCAGGCTGGGGGTGATGGGGCGGGTGGGCGGGTGACAGCCAGGGCAGGGCGATTTTTCTCAGACACTGGTGTGTGGCAGCCTGGCAACTGGGTGGCATTGAGGAGACTGGGGGTTTCTGGAGCCTGTTCCTGGCAGTGGCCTTCACCATGGGCAACAAGCAAACAGTCTTCACCCATGAGCAGTTGGAAGAATATCAGGTAGGAGTGATGAGCGGGGCCCTCACTGGGTTCGTCAGCGTTGGATTCCTGGCCTGAGGGATGGGGACAGCATCCCTTGGTCCTGGGTGTGCAGTCACAGGGGTTCCTGTGTGTGGCATCAGCAGAAAtgagaatggggggaggggggtggggggaggaggaaggaggccccCGGGTAGGGTCTGGGCCAAGCCACCATCTCTCTCCACAGGACTGCACCTTCTTCACAAGGAAGGAAATCATGAGGTCAGTCTGGGGATGAAGGGAGGAAGACCTGGACACAACTTCCTATACGTTGTCATTGCCGGAGGAAGTTTGCAATTTGACTCAACGCTTCACCACGGAGTGATAATGAATGTTCAGTAGATGGAGGCAGAGATAGGGAGGCTGAGAAGTCACATCTCGTCTTATTGTCACGCCTCTAGGCTGACAAGCTTAGGCTTTCCCCCAAGGGTGGCAGGGAGCCATGGGGAGGGTGTGGGCAGGGGAGAGACAGATCAGCATGTTAGAAGGCCCCCCTGAGGCCAATGGGAAGAGGCTGGGACTGGAGGCTGGGAGCCCAGAGGCAGAGTccacagccagctctgggctTTGGGGTTGGCCTCAAGGTGAGGGTGCGGGAGGCACCCTGAGGCCGCTGCAAGTCCCCAGCGGCGTGAGCGCGACAGGCATAGCTGGGCATCCCACATCACCGCCTGGCCCCTGGTGCCATCGTCCGGAGGCCCCGACCCAGGGCTTGGAGCTGTGAAACCCAAGCTTCCCAGGGTTTGGCTGCAGAGTGATCGAGGCCAAGGGTCCAATTATGTGGGCACAGGGCATCCATTATTGATGGGCACACCTTTCATGAGTGAGCCCCATTGTCTGGGCGAGGACAGTTCGCAGGGTCACCCTGGCCATCGTTATCGAATTActgatgggaaactgaggctggaacAGGGGCGGCTGGCCCTGGCTTGGCAGATGGGCCAAGTGCCCAGGAGTTTGAGGGCTGACATGTTGTCTGTCCCAAGCTTCTCATTTGTCAGACAGACTAAGTGAAGCTCAGAggattagagcagcggttctcaacctgtgggtcgcgacccctttggcggtggaacgaccctttcacaggggtcgcctaagaccatcctgcatatcagatatttgcatgacgattcataacagtagcaacattacagttatgaagtagcaacaaaaataattttatggttgggccacaacatgaggaactgtatttaaagggccagaaggttgaggaccactggatTAGAGGGACTTGCTCAAGTCCATACAGAAACCCAAACTCAGGTTGTTCCCTGAGGGGACCCAAATAAGGAACTGGGTGGTCATGACTGAATTCCAGACACTCCCTCCTTGAGTTCCTAGTGGTCATTTGACCCAGGGACTCCTGTCCCCTTCCGAGACAGTCCCTAGAAGCGTGGGGACCTCTAGTCATCAAGGAGGGTCTCTACAAGGCTGCTGCTCAGCATGCTCCTCCAGTGAAGGTATGGCATCACCAGGTGAGGTCATCAGCGTGGAGAGCTCCCCCCCGACTAGGCAGTGTCTATGTCATTTGGTGTTTTCCAAAGTGCGTTTCAGTCACCCTCTCAAAAACCTGAATTTTAGCCTTTGTCTTCGCTAGGCCCCCTTGAGGGAACCCTGCTTCTCATTATGGAGGGAGAAAAGCAAAGTGTGAGGATGGGGATCTTAGAGGCATGACCTTGCCAATAATGTGATGGTGTCCAGAGAGTCATAGGTTGGCTCAGAGTCTCTAAATGCTTGTTGTGCAATGACCTTAAGCACTTGCCCTTCTGCCCACCCAGTCTACGTGGTGAGCTCCTATTCCTGCTTCAAAGCCCAGCACCAATGCCTCCTCCTTCAGGcagtccttcctcctccctggctTGCTTTCTCCATTCAGGTCTCCCTGAGCTCTAGGGCCctctttcttttgtgtgtgtgggaggagagggttaaataattctttattgttgaaagtattacgtatgtctcctattttccccccattgaccacctccagcccatccccgcccccgcccccaggcgcTCACTGTcccattgtctgtggccatgggccttgtatatatgtatacaaggttcctggttgattacttcccacccacccaccttcccccaaCCCTCTTTCTACCTTGGCTGTGACCCTGGGGAGATAAAGGTGCCTGTATGCCTGAAGGCCAGGTTGATGGCTCCTAGGAACCCAGCATCTTGCAGCATGGAGTGAGCAGCTGCAagtgagagaggagggagggtcaAGTCCTCTTCCTCCCATCGCCTCCCAACCCTTCCCGGTGTTTCCATCCCTACACCAGGCTCTTCTATCGCTACCAGGACCTGGCCCCCCAGCTTGTCCCCCTCGACTACACCAGCTGCCCTGACGTGAAGGTGCCGTACGAGCTCATCGGCACCATGCCTGAGCTGAAGGTATGCTTAGGCAACTGGGCGGGCAGGGGAAAACGGTAACGATGTCCTTTGCTGCATTCCTATGAGGTGAGTGCTgcaattattcccattttatggatgagaaaaccaAAGTTCAGACAATTTAAGACACTTGTTCATGGCCACACAGCCAGGACGTGACATAGATGGGATTCAAACCCTGGGTTGTTGGGAGGATGAGATAGGATAATGCAGGTAAAGGGCTTAGTACAAGGCCTGTTGGGTGGCAAGGACTCAGGGAACATTAGGTCTGTTCATGGTAGGAACCGCTACCTGCAAGTTCGTCTCAGCTGGATATTCAACACTCAGTTTGTGTCTCTAAAAGGGACTTGTGGAGTGAGGGACTGTGCAGAGAGGTTCTTGTATCATCAGGGACAAAAACCTCATTCAAGAGGGACAGAATGGATTCGATCACATGAGCAAAAAATCCGTCCGTACAGCTGGGACCAGGGTCTCTGAGGATGGGCTCAGGAACCCTCTTCCACCTCTCAGCTCCCCCAGGGAGAGGCTTCAGTCTCAATCAGCCCTTCCTCTTGCAGTAGTGAAGGGAACGCCTAGTGCCCAGATTTCCTCCTGTCGGCTCTGCAACCAGCAGAAAGCAGGCCCTTTCATcccaatttttcaaaaaacatccCAGGGCAGCTTCTGGTTGGCCAGTCTAAGTCACATGCCTATCCCAGAGTCAATCACAGCTACCAGGTGAATGGAAATCCCTGATGGTCCTTACCAGGGTCATGTGGCTGCCTCTGTAGATGGAAGTAGGGACAGCACCATCCAGACCCCAGGGGCAGAGAGTGGAAGTGCCTGAAGTTCTTTCCAGGGACCATGAGAGGGAGGGAGTCTTGGTGCGGGCGCAATTGGAGGTTCCCAAGAAGGTGGGTGCCGAGAGGGAGACCACCTGGAGCCTGAGAGCCTAATCAGTGATGGCTTCCCCGCTTCCTGTTCCCAGGACAACCCGTTCCGCCTGAGGATTGCCCAGGTTTTCTCCGAGGATGGGGACGGCCACATGACCTTGAACAACTTCCTGGACATGTTTTCTGTGATGAGTGAAATGGCTCCCCGTGACCTCAAGGCCTACTATGCTTTCAAAATCTATGGTGTGTGCAGGGCCGGCGGTAAGGGCTGTGCGGTGGGGAGTGGAAACAGGACCAACCCCAGGGCCAGAGGCTGCCCTGCTGTCACAGTGTC
The sequence above is a segment of the Myotis daubentonii chromosome 5, mMyoDau2.1, whole genome shotgun sequence genome. Coding sequences within it:
- the CIB3 gene encoding calcium and integrin-binding family member 3 yields the protein MGNKQTVFTHEQLEEYQDCTFFTRKEIMRLFYRYQDLAPQLVPLDYTSCPDVKVPYELIGTMPELKDNPFRLRIAQVFSEDGDGHMTLNNFLDMFSVMSEMAPRDLKAYYAFKIYDFNNDDYICMWDLEQTVTKLTRGELSAEEVSLVCEKVLDEADGDHDGRLSLEDFQNMILRAPDFLSTFHIRI